In Persicimonas caeni, a single window of DNA contains:
- the gltB gene encoding glutamate synthase large subunit, which yields MAGSSRPQSLYESRFEHDACGVGFIANIDGSADHKTIADALRALARLKHRGAIDADQKTGDGTGVQFQVPHEFFRSEYERLTGDEVDEGELIGVGNVFLPRENTAQARRIVEHVLRRRGYAFAWREVPIEREVLGEKALATMPQIVQVIVRGGEHTDEPLDFDRRLYVMRKEVEQRASVADIDATYFVSFSCRRLVYKGLTVADALAEFYPDLRNEAFVSAYCIFHQRYSTNTFPTWSLAQPFDMLGHNGEINTILGNGNGTRLREGDLSSPIWGNEIEYLTPILDQNQSDSAQLDNVLELLTLSGRSILHAVEMLIPAAWEAMPDVDPDLKAFYEYHACINEPWDGPAAVVFSDGDIVGAKLDRNGLRPARYKVTKDGRMIVSSEVGVLDIPGSELAQQGRLGPGDMIAVDLGRQTVLENQDIEQMLSSQAPYGEWVDEHLERVDYAPFDAAHIIRESKPEDLVERQLCFGYSAEEAKFLFEPMTGEAKDPVHSMGDDTPLAVLSRLPRLLSTYFKQRFAQVTNPPIDPIREKLVMSLGVNLGKRRNWLAEMPEHADQIVLAGPVVTQVDLDAMREKAEAHVIDALFDVDKGSEALLPALNEVCRKAEAAVDAGATMLILSDRSVGPGRAPIPMLLAVGAVNSHLLRQGKRLHTSLIAESGEPREVHHFATLIGYGASAVHPYLAFETIVHEIADEDATEEHLAGMLENYREAIHKGLLKIMSKMGISVLGSYRGAQIFEAIGINGRVIDYCFPNTPSQIGGIGFEEIAKEALVRHGEAYPDEGEASVQDLGYFRFRRSGEEHGWSPKMLRAMAGFQRQATWDNYKKFAEESDNRPPIALRDLMEFSSDRKPVPLDEVESKESIRTRFTTAAMSLGSLSPEVHEAIAIAMNRIGGKSNTGEGGEDPKRYEPSEDGDSADAYIKQVASGRFGVTPEYLRRARELEIKMAQGSKPGEGGQLPGHKVTKYIATLRHSTPGVSLISPPPHHDIYSIEDLAQLIYDLKQINPEAEVVVKLVAEAGVGTIAAGVAKAYADVIQISGHDGGTGASPLSSIKNAGGPWELGLAETQQVLRLNGLRERVKLRTDGGLKTGKDIVKAAMLGAEEFNFGTAALIAIGCKYVRQCHLDTCPVGIATQREELRERFKGSPEQVIDYFNGVAEDVRHVLAALGFRTLDELVGRTDLLRQTTVEGHPKANLVDLSRLLRDPAPDAARRRTWERNVRPAPSLNDQILEDVGEAAKNGEKVEKTYRITNVSRTVGARLAGHIAESHGNTGLPEGTVDLTFNGAAGQSFGAFNIAGVRLRLVGEANDYVGKGLGGGEVIVRPPDDAPGHPTDVVAGNTCLYGATGGRAFIRGSAGERFAVRNSGGEAVVEGVGDHCCEYMTQGAIVVLGQTGKNFGAGMTGGLAYVFDPKATFVGKFNSEFVDVARMGDEDAKHVRALVERHAEVTDSPVARDILADWDEERGHFWKVIPHETAKLEDLYEEGEDLVSTGS from the coding sequence ATGGCAGGTTCGAGTCGTCCGCAGTCACTGTACGAGTCGAGGTTCGAGCATGATGCTTGTGGTGTCGGATTCATCGCAAATATCGACGGCAGCGCCGACCACAAGACGATTGCAGATGCGCTCAGAGCCTTGGCCAGACTCAAACACCGCGGCGCGATCGACGCCGACCAGAAGACTGGCGACGGCACCGGGGTGCAGTTTCAGGTGCCCCACGAGTTCTTCCGCAGCGAATACGAGCGTCTGACCGGAGACGAGGTCGACGAGGGTGAACTCATCGGCGTGGGCAACGTCTTTTTGCCCCGCGAGAACACCGCCCAGGCGCGACGCATCGTCGAGCACGTGCTCCGGCGCCGCGGCTACGCCTTTGCCTGGCGTGAGGTGCCCATCGAGCGCGAGGTCTTGGGCGAAAAGGCCTTGGCGACGATGCCCCAGATCGTCCAGGTCATCGTGCGCGGCGGTGAGCACACCGACGAGCCGCTCGACTTCGACCGGCGCCTGTACGTCATGCGCAAAGAGGTCGAGCAGCGCGCGAGCGTCGCCGACATCGACGCGACCTACTTCGTGTCGTTTTCGTGCCGCCGCCTGGTCTACAAGGGCCTGACGGTCGCCGACGCGCTCGCCGAGTTCTATCCCGACCTTCGCAACGAAGCGTTCGTGTCGGCCTACTGCATCTTCCACCAGCGCTACAGCACCAACACGTTTCCGACCTGGTCGCTCGCCCAGCCCTTCGACATGCTCGGGCATAACGGCGAGATTAACACCATTCTGGGCAACGGAAACGGCACCCGACTGCGCGAAGGGGACCTGTCGAGCCCGATCTGGGGCAACGAAATCGAGTACCTGACGCCCATTCTCGACCAGAACCAGAGCGACTCGGCCCAGCTCGACAACGTGCTCGAGCTACTGACCCTGTCGGGCCGCTCCATTCTGCACGCCGTCGAGATGCTCATCCCAGCGGCCTGGGAGGCGATGCCCGACGTCGACCCCGACCTGAAGGCGTTCTACGAGTACCACGCGTGCATCAACGAGCCTTGGGACGGCCCGGCGGCGGTGGTCTTTAGCGACGGCGACATCGTGGGCGCCAAGCTCGACCGCAATGGGTTGCGCCCGGCGCGCTACAAGGTCACCAAAGACGGGCGCATGATCGTAAGCTCTGAGGTCGGCGTGCTCGACATCCCCGGCTCCGAGCTCGCCCAGCAGGGCCGCCTGGGCCCGGGCGACATGATCGCGGTCGATCTGGGCCGGCAGACCGTGCTCGAGAATCAGGACATCGAGCAGATGCTGTCGAGCCAGGCGCCCTACGGCGAATGGGTCGACGAGCACCTCGAGCGCGTCGACTACGCCCCGTTCGACGCCGCACACATCATCCGCGAGTCGAAGCCCGAGGACCTCGTCGAGCGCCAGCTCTGCTTTGGATACAGCGCCGAAGAGGCCAAGTTTTTGTTCGAGCCGATGACCGGCGAGGCCAAAGATCCGGTCCACTCGATGGGCGACGACACGCCGCTGGCGGTGTTGTCGCGGCTGCCCAGGCTCTTGAGCACCTATTTCAAGCAGCGCTTTGCGCAGGTGACCAACCCGCCCATCGACCCGATTCGCGAGAAGCTGGTCATGTCGCTGGGAGTCAACCTGGGCAAGCGGCGCAACTGGCTGGCCGAGATGCCCGAGCACGCCGACCAAATCGTGCTCGCCGGGCCGGTCGTCACCCAGGTGGACCTCGATGCGATGCGCGAGAAGGCCGAGGCGCATGTCATCGACGCGCTCTTCGACGTCGACAAGGGCTCCGAAGCACTGCTGCCGGCGCTCAACGAGGTATGTCGCAAAGCCGAGGCCGCGGTCGACGCGGGCGCGACGATGCTGATCCTGTCTGACCGAAGCGTCGGGCCGGGCAGGGCGCCCATCCCGATGCTTCTGGCGGTCGGCGCGGTCAACAGCCACCTGCTGCGGCAGGGAAAGCGCCTGCACACCAGCCTCATCGCCGAGTCGGGCGAGCCGCGTGAGGTCCACCACTTCGCCACGCTCATCGGCTACGGCGCCAGCGCGGTGCACCCGTACCTGGCCTTCGAGACGATCGTGCACGAGATCGCCGATGAGGACGCCACCGAGGAGCACCTGGCGGGTATGCTCGAGAACTACCGCGAGGCGATCCACAAAGGGCTGCTCAAGATCATGAGCAAGATGGGCATCTCGGTGCTCGGAAGCTACCGCGGCGCCCAGATCTTCGAGGCCATCGGCATCAACGGGCGTGTCATCGACTACTGCTTCCCGAACACGCCTTCCCAGATTGGCGGCATCGGCTTCGAGGAGATCGCCAAGGAGGCGCTGGTGCGCCACGGCGAAGCCTATCCCGACGAGGGCGAGGCCAGCGTCCAAGACCTGGGGTACTTCCGGTTTCGCCGAAGCGGCGAGGAGCACGGCTGGTCGCCCAAGATGCTGCGCGCCATGGCGGGCTTCCAGCGCCAGGCAACCTGGGACAACTACAAAAAATTCGCCGAGGAGTCGGACAATCGGCCCCCGATCGCGCTGCGCGACTTGATGGAGTTCTCCAGCGACCGCAAGCCGGTTCCCCTGGATGAAGTCGAGTCCAAAGAATCGATCCGCACGCGGTTTACCACCGCGGCGATGTCGCTCGGCTCGCTGTCGCCGGAGGTCCACGAGGCGATCGCCATCGCGATGAACCGCATCGGCGGCAAGAGCAACACCGGCGAGGGCGGCGAAGATCCGAAGCGCTACGAGCCGAGCGAAGACGGTGATTCGGCCGACGCCTACATCAAGCAGGTCGCCTCGGGACGCTTCGGCGTCACCCCCGAGTACCTGAGGCGTGCGCGCGAGCTCGAGATCAAGATGGCCCAGGGCTCCAAGCCCGGCGAAGGCGGCCAACTCCCGGGCCACAAGGTCACCAAGTATATCGCCACGCTGCGCCACTCGACGCCGGGGGTGAGCCTGATTTCGCCGCCGCCGCACCACGATATCTACTCGATCGAGGACCTGGCGCAGCTCATCTACGACCTCAAGCAGATCAACCCGGAGGCCGAGGTCGTCGTCAAACTCGTGGCCGAAGCCGGCGTGGGCACGATCGCGGCCGGCGTGGCCAAGGCCTACGCCGACGTCATTCAGATCTCGGGCCACGACGGCGGCACGGGCGCATCGCCCCTGTCGTCCATCAAGAACGCGGGCGGTCCCTGGGAGCTCGGGCTCGCCGAGACCCAGCAGGTTCTGCGCCTCAACGGACTGCGTGAGCGCGTCAAACTGCGCACCGACGGTGGCTTGAAGACCGGCAAGGACATCGTCAAAGCGGCGATGCTCGGCGCCGAGGAGTTCAACTTTGGCACCGCCGCGCTCATCGCGATTGGCTGCAAGTACGTGCGCCAATGTCACCTGGACACCTGTCCGGTGGGCATCGCCACCCAGCGCGAAGAGCTCAGAGAGCGCTTCAAAGGGAGCCCCGAACAGGTCATCGACTACTTCAACGGGGTCGCCGAGGACGTACGCCACGTGCTCGCCGCGCTCGGCTTCCGCACGCTCGACGAGCTCGTCGGACGCACCGACTTGCTGCGCCAGACGACGGTCGAAGGCCACCCGAAGGCGAACCTGGTCGACCTTTCACGACTGCTGCGCGACCCGGCGCCCGACGCCGCGCGCCGGCGCACCTGGGAGCGCAACGTGCGCCCGGCGCCCTCACTGAATGACCAAATTCTCGAGGACGTGGGCGAGGCGGCCAAGAATGGAGAGAAGGTCGAGAAGACCTATCGCATCACCAATGTCTCCCGCACCGTCGGCGCCCGTCTGGCCGGCCATATTGCCGAATCCCACGGCAATACCGGCCTGCCCGAGGGGACGGTCGACCTGACCTTCAACGGCGCGGCCGGCCAGAGCTTCGGCGCGTTCAACATCGCCGGGGTGCGCTTGCGTCTCGTCGGCGAGGCGAACGACTACGTCGGAAAAGGACTGGGTGGCGGCGAAGTGATCGTGCGTCCGCCCGACGATGCGCCCGGACATCCCACCGACGTCGTCGCCGGAAACACGTGCCTGTACGGCGCGACCGGCGGAAGGGCGTTTATCCGCGGCTCGGCCGGCGAGCGCTTTGCGGTGCGAAATAGCGGCGGTGAAGCCGTTGTCGAGGGCGTGGGCGACCACTGCTGCGAGTATATGACCCAGGGGGCGATCGTCGTGCTCGGCCAGACCGGAAAGAACTTCGGCGCGGGCATGACCGGCGGCTTGGCCTACGTGTTCGACCCGAAGGCGACCTTTGTCGGCAAGTTCAACTCCGAGTTCGTCGACGTCGCCCGCATGGGTGACGAGGACGCCAAGCACGTTCGCGCGCTCGTCGAGCGTCACGCCGAGGTGACCGACAGCCCGGTGGCGCGCGACATCTTGGCCGATTGGGACGAGGAGCGCGGCCACTTCTGGAAGGTCATTCCCCACGAGACGGCCAAGCTCGAAGACCTCTACGAAGAGGGCGAGGATTTGGTGTCGACGGGTAGTTGA